Proteins encoded together in one Labrus mixtus chromosome 18, fLabMix1.1, whole genome shotgun sequence window:
- the ccdc28b gene encoding coiled-coil domain-containing protein 28B, with the protein MEDKRKKRSPKVSLPQPPPPPINPRKLTVLPASKSATFSLGLPQPPSPKNRGKYKRSIGAPGQPKEVFATVVAPPKITRPPKEKPRAPQPAGPSKVVQSSPLQHSFLTDVSDVREMEGGLLNLLNDFHSGKLQAFGKVCSFEQLEHVREMQEKLARLHFSLDSHVEELSEDQRKCASDHNLEHLLCNLEELSTSIQKLHLAENQDLPKTSGP; encoded by the exons ATGGAAGACAAACGCAAAAAGCGGAGCCCTAAGGTGTCGCTAccccagccccctcctccacccatcAACCCCCGCAAACTCACCGTCCTGCCTGCAAGCAAAAGTGCCACCTTCTCGCTTGGCTTGCCGCAGCCCCCCTCCCCTAAGAACAGAGGCAAATACAAGAGATCCATCGGAGCACCTGGGCAGCCCAAAGAGGTGTTCGCCACCGTTGTAGCTCCACCAAAGATCACAAG gcCCCCCAAGGAGAAACCCAGGGCCCCCCAGCCAGCAGGACCCAGTAAAGTGGTCCAGTCTTCCCCCCTGCAGCACTCCTTCCTCACAGATGTGTCCGAcgtgagagagatggagggaggccTGCTCAACCTCCTCAACGACTTCCACTCAGGCAAACTGCAGGCTTTTG GTAAGGTGTGCTCCTTTGAGCAGCTGGAGCACGTGCGTGAGATGCAGGAGAAGCTGGCCCGACTGCACTTCAGCCTGGACAGCCATGTGGAGGAGCTGTCAGAGGATCAGAGGAAGTGTGCATCCGACCACAACCTGGAGCACCTGCTCTGTAAC CTGGAGGAGCTCAGCACCTCAAT ACAAAAGCTCCACTTGGCTGAGAACCAGGACCTGCCGAAAACATCTGGGCCATGA